DNA from Streptomyces sp. Edi4:
CCAGGCGGTAGGAGTCGTACAGCGGCAAGTCCCACCACAGCGTGGTCCGTTGGCCGCAGCAGTATTGCAAACGATGTGATCAATGTTACAATAAGTAACAGGAGATCACGCAGTGCAATCACAACCGAACATCATTGAGCGCGTCCAACGGGGCGACTTGACCGGCCTTCACATCGCCGGATTGGTTCGGCTCTCCTTCGAAACCCACCCTGACCGTGAAACGTCCGGTCCTCCGATGACCGGTGGGGACATCAACAACCGCGACGAACAAGAGGCGTTCTGCCGCAAGTACGTCGAGTCGCGCGGCGGAACGTACGTCGGCACGTACGACGAGCCCGACACCTCGGCGTGGAAGAAGAAGCGCATCAAGCAGGAGGACGGAAGCTACATCTACCGCGTCATCCGCCCTGTGTTTGAAGGGATGCTCAGTGACCTCAAGAAGGGGTCTACTGAGTCGGCGCACTTCACCCCGGCCGATGGGTTCGGTAAGACCACGGCTGTTGACGGCTCGGTGGTCTATGACATCGACCGTCTCACCCGAGACCACCGTCACCTTGAAGACGCGATCGAGGTAGTGCAGTACTACCACCGTCCCATCCTCGACATCCGAGGCTCGCTCGACCTACTGACCGACAACGGTCGGTCTGCGGCGCGCTACGTCCTGAACGCCCGCGCCAGTTCCTCAACCGACACGTCACGCCGGTTGAGGGACAGCCATCTTTCGCGCGCAATGCGGGGCATCCCCGTAGGTGGCAACCGTGCGTTCGGATGGGCGGAAGACAAGCGCACCATCGTTCCGCGCGAAGCCTGGCAGATCCGGGCGGCGGCAAGGTTGCTGCTAGCTGGTGTGAAGGCGTCCACCATCATCCGCAAGTGGAACAAGGCTGGGAAGCGCACCACCAAGGGCAACCCGTGGAGCCGAAGGACGTTCGTCCTCATGATGACGTCGCCCCGCGTAGTGGGGTACCGGGTCTATGGCCCGATGGATCAGCCGCACCACACGCGCTATCTCACCAACGACCAAGGCCACCCGGTGAAGGGTCAGCACGAGGCCATTCTCGATGAGCACACCTGGCACTCAGTTGTGGCGCTCCTCGCAGGCCCCGACCGTCCGGAAGGACACGCGGACATCGGGAAGCTGAAGTACATGTTGTCGCGCATCATCCGGTGCGGGAGCTGTGGCAACAAGATCTCAGGCAACGCCAAGCCGAACAACCGCTTCGACTACGCCTGCAAGGTCAACGACGGAGGGTGCGGTAAGGCGTGCGGTTCCGGCATCGCCATTGATGCCATCGTCACCAAGCTCATCCTTGCTCGGCTGGAAGAGCAACACATCGAGGTGGAGCCGCAGCCGTGGCAGAAGGCGGAAGAACTCACCGCTCTCAACGCGGCAAAGGCAGGCTTGCTGGCTCAGTTCAAAGAGAACCCCGACATGGGGCCGCACATCTGGCCGGAAGTACGGAAGAAGGAAGCGGCTATCGCCGTGCTCGTTAAAGAGCGCGCGGCCTACGCCAAGAAGAACGCCAAACCCAAGTCAACGAACATGGTCGAGACGTGGCCCGATTTGGAAGTCGAGCAGAAGAACGCCATCGCAGCCGAGTTGTTCGAGGCCATCATCTTGATGCCAGCCACCAAGGGCAGCAACCGCTTTAATCCCGAGCGTCTCCAGGTGGTGTGGCACCAAGGATAGTGGCAATACGCTCAACTTGAGTGGGTCGGAGTTCAGGGGCATTTTGCAACTGAGCTTCGATCCATTTTTTTTCTACGGTTACACGCGCACTCGAACCATCCTTGGTTGGCTGGTTCTTCCTCGATGCCGGCGTGCGTTGTAGGTCAGTAGCTTTCATGCATTTATCTCTGCTTCAATTATACAATAGAACCCAGAATTTAAGACAGTGAAGTCGAGCCGTTGCCAATTTCACCATAT
Protein-coding regions in this window:
- a CDS encoding recombinase family protein; translation: MQSQPNIIERVQRGDLTGLHIAGLVRLSFETHPDRETSGPPMTGGDINNRDEQEAFCRKYVESRGGTYVGTYDEPDTSAWKKKRIKQEDGSYIYRVIRPVFEGMLSDLKKGSTESAHFTPADGFGKTTAVDGSVVYDIDRLTRDHRHLEDAIEVVQYYHRPILDIRGSLDLLTDNGRSAARYVLNARASSSTDTSRRLRDSHLSRAMRGIPVGGNRAFGWAEDKRTIVPREAWQIRAAARLLLAGVKASTIIRKWNKAGKRTTKGNPWSRRTFVLMMTSPRVVGYRVYGPMDQPHHTRYLTNDQGHPVKGQHEAILDEHTWHSVVALLAGPDRPEGHADIGKLKYMLSRIIRCGSCGNKISGNAKPNNRFDYACKVNDGGCGKACGSGIAIDAIVTKLILARLEEQHIEVEPQPWQKAEELTALNAAKAGLLAQFKENPDMGPHIWPEVRKKEAAIAVLVKERAAYAKKNAKPKSTNMVETWPDLEVEQKNAIAAELFEAIILMPATKGSNRFNPERLQVVWHQG